GTTCAACGACCGGGCCGTCGAGCTTTCCGCCCCCGCCGCCCGCGCCCTGGCCCGCCTGGGCGAGCGTGAAATCATCCCCCGGCTGCTCACCATGATCGAGGAGCCCAACGAGACCAAGGGCGACGCCGCGGTCTTCGCCCTCAGCCAGCTCGGCGGTGAGGACATCCGCACGGAAATGCTGGCCAAGGCCGGGCAGACGGAGGGGAAAATCCGGTACCGGGTCGCCCGCGTGCTGCACAGCCTGGACGACCCCTCGAAAATCACCGAGCTGAAGGCGATATTCAACAACTATCCGACCCTGACCCCCGATGTGGCGCTGCTCCTGTCCCGCGAGAGCGACTGGGACGCGACGCAGTTCCTGCGCGCGCGCCTGGCCCGGCGCGAGGACCCCACCGAGGCCAACCTGCTTTACCGGGCGGAAAACGCCGCCGCGCTCCTCGCGGGGGGCGACCCCTCCGCCATGGCCGTCTTCCAGGACCTGCTCCGGGCCGACAACGCGGCGGCCAAGATGCGGGTCTTCGAGTTGGTAATCGAGCTGGGCTCGGTGCGGGTCATCCCCATCCTGCAGCCGAGCATCGAGAATGTGGACCGGAAACTCTCCCTTGGCGCGAGTCAGGCGGCCATCGCCCTGGCAGTGCCGGCCTACCGCACCCGGCTCCTGGAAGTGCGCAAGGAGCGCTGACCATGACCCACCGGCTGCGTGTGCTGGTGTCCGGCAGGGTCCAGGGCGTCGGCTACCGCTGGTCCGCCGCGGAGCAGGCACGGCGGCTGGGACTGAACGGCTGGGTGTGCAACCTCCCCGACGGCCGCGTGGAGGCGGAGTTCGAGGGCGCGGAGGACTTGTTGTCGTCCATGCGGGACTGGTGCGCGGCGGGTCCCCGCCTGGCGAGGGTGGATCGAGTCGCGGAAACGTGGGAGCACGGTGTGGAGCCCCGCCACACCGGCGTGACCATCCGGGGGTGACCCGGCGGGGCGGGCAAAAGGAGCATCCGTCATGAGCGCCACCCCCCGGGAACTGGTTCACCAGGCCTTGGAATTCCGCAGTCCCGCCCGCGCGCCGCGCCAGCTCTGGCTGCTGCCCTGGGCGGAGATTTATCATCCGGAGGCCGTCGCCGAAATCCGCGCGGCGTTTCCCGCCGACATTGACGGCTGCCCCGGATATCTGCGCGAGCCCACCCGCGCGAAGGGCGACGCCACGGAGGTGGGCACCTTTGTGGACGACTGGGGCTGCGAGTTTGTCAACCTCCAGCGGGGCGTTATTGGCGAGGTGAAGAACCCCCTGGTCCGGGACTGGGCGGAGGACACGGCCAAAATACACATCCCCGTGGAATGGCTCAGCGTGGACACGGACCAGGCCAGCCGCTTTTGCGCGGGAAGCGACCGCTTTGTCATGGCCGGATGCTGCCCGAGGCCCTTCGAGCAGCTCCAGTTCCTGCGCGGCAGCGCGGACCTCTATGTGGACCTCCTGGTCCAGCCCCCGGAAATGACGGCCTTCCTCGACAAAATGCACCGCTTCTACTGTGACTTGCTGGATCTGTGGGTGAAAACCGACGTGGACGGGGTCATGTTCATGGACGACTGGGGCTCCCAGCAGGGGCTGCTGATTGACCCGGCGCTCTGGCGGGAACTGTTCAAGCCGCTCTACCGGGACTACATCCAGATCGCGCACGGCGCGGGCAAAAAGATTTTCATGCACTCCGACGGCCACACGCTGGACATCTACCCGGACCTGGTGGAGCTGGGACTGGACGCCTTCAACAGCCAGATTTTCTGCATGGGCGTCGAGAAGCTCGCGCCCTTCGCCGGGAAAATCACCTTCTGGGGCGAGATTGACCGCCAGCACATCCTCCCGGAGGCCACTCCGGATGAAGTCGCGGACGCCGTCGCCAAAGTGCATGCGGCGCTGTGGAAAAACGGCGGCTGCATCGCCCAGTGCGAGTTCGGCGCGGGCGCGCGCCCCGAAAACGTGCGCGAAGTCTTCGCCGCCTGGGACCGGCTTACCGTCCAGGCCTAGTCCTTTGGCGTTGGCGTCTTTTCTTGCTCTTGCTCTTTATCTTGCTCTTGCTCAAAATCCTCTATATGAATCTGGTCTTCCGTATTCCGCAGGGAGCAATTCAGTTGAGTTGGATTTGCGCCCAACACCGAAGGGCTGTCGGATATTAGCCGGTGGTTGAGCCAAGCGAAACCACCGGAAAAGCTCACTTTCCAGGCCTAGTCAGAACCCCTTTTCCGAGTCTATCAGGATGGTGACGGGGCCGTCATTGACTAGGCTGACCTGCATGTGCGCGCCGAAAACCCCCGTGGCCACGGTAAGGCCCCGCGCGCGGAAACCCGCCGCCATGCGCTCGTAGAGGGGGATGGCGGTTTCGGGGCGGGCCGCGGCTGTGAAGGACGGGCGGCGGCCGCGGCGGCAGTCGCCGTGCAGCGTAAACTGCGAGATGAGCAGAATTTCCCCGCCCGTCTCCTCCACGGAACGGTTCATTTTGCCCTCGTCATCGCAAAAAATGCGCAGCCCGGCAATCTTGTCCACCAGATAGTCCGCGTCGGCGGCGCGGTCCCCCGCACCCACACCCAGCAATACCAGCAGCCCCGGGCCGATGGCGCCCGTCACTTCCCCGTCAACAGCCACGGACGACTCCGAAACCCGCTGCACCACGGCGCGCATCAGCGGCCCCCCCCGGCATTGGCCGGTGTGTCCGTCCCGGCGCGGCGGCGTTCGGTGAACCACTCGGGCCGGTCCGTGTTGATCAGGTCCACGGGGGACGAGAACACCCTTCGGACCAGGTCCGGGGTCTCCACTTTCTCGTAAACCATGACCCGGACGCCGCGCTCCCGGCAGGCGGCGACAAACGCCGGTGTGAGCGCGGAAAGCTCGCACTCGACAAGGGACGCGCCCCAGCGGCCCACCGCCTCATCGAGGGATTCCGGAGTGGTCGCGTTTATTTTCAGGGGTATCCCCCTGTCCAGCCGGCGGAACTTTTCAAGGATTTCCGCGTCGCCAAACCAGAAAAAGCAGTCCTTCTCAAAACCGTGCTCCCGGACAAGTTGGACCATCTTTTCTATGTCCCCCGCCTTAAAATCAAAAAAGAGCCGGGCCTTCCCCTTGATCCAGGGCAGGTATTCCCGCAGTTTGGGGAGCCGTTCTCCGGCGAATTCCGGGCCGAACCAGGAGCCCGCGTCCAGTTGGTCCAGTTCTGCAGAGGTCATTTTGGCGACTTCGCCCCGTCCATTGGTGGTGCGGTCCACCGTCTCGTCGTGGATAATGTAAAATTCCCCGTCACTGCTCTGCCGGATGTCCACCTCCACATAATCCACGCCCAAGTCCACACATTTTTGGGCGGAGGCGCGGGTGTTTTCCGGGGCAAGGCGGCTCGCCCCGCGGTGCGCCACAATCTCCAGCGCGCCCGCGCAGAAGGACACCGCGCACAGGAGCGCTGCGGGGAAAATCGCGCGTGAACCGATGATGTGCCGCATGCCGCAGTCCCTTTCCCGGACCGGAAATGACTGTGCCACGCCGGCCCGTGCAAAACCGGCCGGCCATGGCCTCTTCAATATACCACAGCCGGGCAACAATCGCGGAGTGGGGGGGAAGGGGCGGAAAAGGCGGACGGCGTGGACCGCCGCGCATATTTTGGGCATTTCCGCTGTTCTGTCATGTATAATTCCGCCGCCTTTTTGTGCGGCGGGCCATGGCGGCGGGGCGGGAGGATGCGCCGCCGCAACACCGTAAACACAGCCGCGAGACGCGGCGCGGAGAAACGAATGACCATCACCAACGCCCTGAAATTGTGCCGAGTCGCGGGTGTTTTCGCCGTGGTGTGCCTCCTTGCCCTGGCATTCCAGGCCCCGCCCGTCCACGGGCAGGCCAAAAAGTCGTCGAAGAAGCCCGCCGTTGACCCGGACATCCCGGCGCGGATGCCGTGGTCACTCCGCAAGCAGTACACCATCACCTCGAAGAACCTTCGCCTGGACTATTCGGAGCATGACGGGGAATGGCGGGTGCGGATAGCGCAGGAGGAGGAGGACCGCCTGAACCCGGTGCTGCTGGTCCGCGATGTCGGCTTCGCCGTCGAGCTTGCGGACGGCAGGATTCTGAGCCACGACGCGCTGGGGCTGAAGGGGCCGGCGCTGTGCAGCCGGGACCGGATTAACTCGGAGCTGCTTGGGCCGGGAACGACCTACACGGTTAATTTTGTGCCCGCCGACGGGCTCATCATCACGCACCACATGACCTCGTATGACGGCTGGCCCTTCGTTCTGATGACCTTGACCCTGCACAACAGCTCGGAGATGCCGGTGACGGTGCGCCGGCTGGTAACCGCCTCGATGAACGCGGGGAGCATATCGGGCTTCAGCGCGGGCGCCACGGCCACGGGCCGCCACGTCACCATGCGGGGCGGCAGCCCGGTTTTTGACAAGAACAGCCCCCCCACCCGGATGGTCTTTCACGACCCGGCGCTCGACTTGAACCTGGGCATCGGGGTGCTCCCCAACGGGCGCGGCCGGGCCGGCATCGAGATTCAGGGCGCGGGCGGCACGTGGCAGGGACGCATCGTCACGGAGTACCAGCCGGGGGTGACGATCAGGCCCCAGGAAACCCTCGAGTCGGACCCGCTGTGGATATCGCTCGGCATGGGACAGGCGAAGACGGACCAGCTCTACACCTGGGCGCTGAACTCGCTGGACTGGCCCGTGGAGAAGGGGGACCATCCCCGCGCGTGGGTCACCGTTCCGGACACGGAGGACTTCAGCGGGCTGAAGCGCGCGGCGAAGGAGGCCATGTCCCTCGGGGTGCTGCACGCGCTCATCCCCGGCAACTGGGAGGGGCGTCCGGGCACGATGGAGGGCGGCGCGCCGCGCTATCCGAAAGACATGACCAAGGCGGTGAAGGAACTGCGGGACCTCGGCTGCACGCCGGGGATCACCACGGACCCCCTCGCCGTGCAGGGCGGAAGCGGGGACTGGGCGGCGAAGTCGGCGGACGGACAGACCTGGGTGAACCCCGCGCACCCCGACGGCGGCGCCTTCCTGCGCAAAGAGATGGAGAAGCTCATCGGCATGGGCTTTGGGTTCGTGGTGATCGAGCCGTCGCGCATCCCCGACGAGGTGCTGGCGGCCTTCGGCATCAGCCGCACCGAGGCGGACTGGCGCGCCATCGGGGCGGCGTCCGCCGCCGCCAAGGGCGCCGGCCGCGCCGTCTTTGTATACCCCTCCTCCGCGGCCCGGCTGAAGGCCGTGCGGGATGAGTGGCTCGAGGCGGCCGGAAACACCTGCCGTTTCGCAGAGTACAGCCTGAACATCGCGCCGGTCCGCTTCGAGGTCTCCGGACTCACCGGGCTAGACCCGGAACTGGCCACGGCCATCCGGCTGTGGAAGGGACCGCTCGAGCTCGTCGGCGCCCCCGCCGCCTCCGGACGGGCCGACCTGGCAAAGGTGCTGGCCGGCGGACCACTGCAGGCCCGCCCCCAGGACCCGGGCAAACAGGTGCCGCTGCTGTGGCTGTCGCGGCTCTACGCCCCCGCCGTGGGCGACATGGGCATGAATGTGCTGGCCTTCTCCGGAGCCCCCGCATGGAACATGAAGGACCTGGACGCGGACAGCGCCACGCCGCTGTTCATGTGGCGGCCCGAGGGCGAGGCCGTCGTGGCATTCCCGGACGGCGCCGCGCCCGCCAACAACAGCATGACGGCCTACGGCCTGTGCCCGGAACTGACGCGCCCGACCTACATGGGCGTCTCGAAGGGCGATTCGTTCGGCCTGGAGAAGACCAAGACGCTGGTCTGGAACGAGGAAAAGGGCGTGCTCGCCGTGGCCATGAACGCCGGAACGGAGGGCGACACCTTCGCCTATGTGGCCCTCGCGGGCGGATGGAAACCGAAGCAGGTGAAGGTCGGCGGCGACCGGGTCAAGGCCAAGGCGGACGACCGGTGGCTGGTGTTCCCCATGGCCGCAGGAAAGAGCACCTTCGAGGTGACCTTCGAGAAATAGGCCGGGTCCAGACCCGCCTCAGCGCATTTCCTGCCCGCCGGTGACGTTGATCGCCTGGCCGGTCATGTACCCCGACGCGCCGCCCGCGAGGAAGACCACCACGCTGGTGACGTCCCGGTACTCGCAGGGCCGCTTCATGGGCACCTGGTCAATGTACTTCTGCCGGACCTGCTCCTCCGTGATGCCCTGGTTCGCGGCGTACTGCTTGAACAGGCTGTTCATCCACAGGGGCGAGTTCAGCAGGTTGCCGGGGCACACGGCGTTCACCCGCACCCCCTGCTCGGCGAACTCAAGGGCGAGGCTCTGCGTGACGCCGATCCCGCCGAATTTCGCCGCGGCGTAGGCGCTGTTGCGGAAACTGCCCTTTTTGCCGGACTTCGAGTTGATCTGGATGATGGACCCGCCGCCCCCCGCCACCATCACCCGCGCCGCCTCGCGCGCGCACAGGAAATAGCCCGTCAGGTCCACGTCTATCACTTTGCGCCACTTGGCCGCGTCAAAGGTGACCGAGTCCCCCGCGATCAGGATGCCCGCATTGCAGACCATGATGTCCAGGCGGCCCATTTGCGCCACGGCCTCGTCCACGGCGTCGCGGACGGCGTCGGCGTCGGTGACATCCACCGCCTTGCCCGTCACCGCGCGGCCCGTGCGCGCCGCGACCTCCGCCGCCGTCGCGGCGGCCTGCTCCAGGTTGATGTCCCAGATCACGACATCGCAGCCCTCCTCCGCCAGATGTTCGCTGATGGCCGCGCCCAAACCCTGAGCGCCGCCCGTGACCACCGCCTTCCGTCCCTCGAGTGTGCTCATGACAGGTATTTCTCCAGCAGGGCCGTCTCGGCCTCCTTGGTCCATCCGCCTTCGGGGCTCAGTTTCGCGCCCACCTCGGGCAGCTTCCCGGCGACATCCTCCAGCGGCATCAGCGGCAGGTCGGGTATCTGGGTGTAAATCACGGTCTTGCCCGGGTACGTGGCGTTCTTCACCGCCTTCAGACCCTCATGCGCCGCGTTCAGCCCGCCGATGGCCGCCACGCTCCGGTTGCTGTCCAGCGCGCCCGCCTCGACCAGTTCAAGCACCTTCCGAAGGTCCTCGATGCGCGATCCGCTGCACCCGATCATCTTCACGCCCCGGCAAAGCTTGTCCAGGGAGACGGAGGCCATGGTGCCCGTGGCCACCCCCGCGAATATGTTCACAAAGGCCTTCGCCGCCGAAAGCTCCACCGCCTGGGTCACCAGCGCGGGTACCGGCGCCAGCACCACCACGTCGTTGTAGCCTTCCGCGCCGCCAAGCTCCACGATGCGCGCGTTCATGGCGTCCTGCGAGGGGAAGTCGCCGGGGGCAAGCGTGTGCAGTTCCACGCCGCGCTTCGCGGCGAGGTCGCCGAAGCGGTTCACAATGTGGTCCAGCCGGCCCCGGTCCAAATCCGTCACCACCACCACCTTCGACCCGTCGGCCTTCTCAATGGCGCGCTGCACGTGCATCTGGCCCATCGGGCCGCCCGCGCCGATGAACAGCGAACGCCCGCCGGGCAGCAGGTCGTTCCGCGCGGCCACCGCCGCCACCTCCTCCAGCGTGTCGCCGCCGCCGAAATAGCGCTTGTCCTGGTAGTGGACCGCGCCCACGTCCAGCGAGACCTTGCCGCCCTCGCGGGGCACGCCCAGCAGGAACATCACCCCGTGGGGGTTCAGCCGCGCGCCGAGCGCCTCCACCGCGGCCGGCGTCGGCCGCTCGATGATGATGTCGTCAAAGGTGTCGCCCTCGCCCAGGCCCGCCAGGTCCAGGCCCACGGCCATCGCGCCGGGCAACTGCGCCAGCAGCGCCGAGGGCTCGTCCGCCACCACCAGTTGGGCCTTGCCCGTGGGCCGGGTGCGGTCGCTGAGGTCGTAGGACATCTCTACGCAGGCCCAGGGCTCCGCCAGGGCGGACTGGCTGTAGCCGGTCTCGTCCTTCACGGGGAGCAGGTAGCAGCCGTGGTCCCCCGCCAGCGCGCGCTCGTCCAGATAGGAATACTCGGCCAGACCGCCGGGGATCATGTAGCAGAAGGCGACATTCACGCCCTTGTAATAGATGTCGGCCTGCACGATGAAGCGCTGGCCCGGCGCGAACCGGTCCGCCCAGTCCTTCCCAACCTTCACCACGGTGCAGGCGCACTCATGGCCCAGCACCGTCGGGTCGTTCGCCAGGTCGCGGCCCCGCAGGCGCGGGTGGTTCCCGCCCTGCGCGATGATTTTCATGTCCGACAGGCAGAGCCCCAGCGCGTCCACGCGCACCAGAATCTCGTTGTCCGCGGGCTCGCGCAGGGGCACCGTGACCGGTTTCCCGTCGCGGCCCACATTCTCCAGCCCCGCGCCGAAGACCTGCCACGCCTTGTACTCCGACGGAAGCGGCGCCGCCGCCTGTTTGTATTCGTTCAGGGTTGCCACGGTGAATCCTCCGTTGTGGGTTGTCACGCTATCGTTTTCTGGCGGTACTTCTCGTCCGGGCGGCTGTCTATCCGGCGGATGTCCGTGTCCGCCATGAAGCGCGGCCCGCCGACGCTGTACGCGCCGATCAGTATCTTGGACATCTTCTCCGCCATGTCCGTGATGTTCGTCACGGCCTTGGCGTTCATCCCCAGGGCGAAAAGCCCGTGGTTCTCCAGCAGCATCGCCTTGGGCAGCACGCCCTCGTCCTCCACATAACGCCGGACCCGCGCCCGCACTTCCCGCGCAAGCACCAGGCCCGGGTCCACATAGGGCACATAGACCGACTTGTGCCCCATCACCACCACATGGTCCGGGCATAGACGGCCCAGCGCCGCCTCGTGCGCGTGGACCGAGCACATCAGCGCGTTCGTCGAGACCGGGTGCGTGTGGCCGATGAAGTGGTACTCCGGATAATGCAGGTACAGCAGGGCGTGCATCATCGTCTCCACCGACGGCATCCGCTTCTCCCCCGGATTCAGCAGCGAGGCCCGCAGCGCCTGCGCCACATCCGCGTCCGTCGCGCCCGGATCATCCAGCAGCGCCGTCACCTTCGGAATCGAGACCTCCAGGAAGTCCCCCTCCGTCATCGTGGCCAGGCAGGTGCCCGACGCCTTCACATACATGGTGTCGTCATCAATCCGCGCGGACGTGTTCCCCTCGCCCAGAATGGCGTAGGGGCGTCCGGCGTCGCCCAGATAATGGGACATGTCCACGAGCTGCTGCAATACGGTCTGCTTGTCCATGGAAAGGCTCCGGGGGTTGTTGGAATGGCGCGATTATACCAGACAGCCCCGGCGCGAGGGGAACTGCAGGGGTGTGTTTTTCGCGTCCACCCCGTCCACCCCGTCCACTCTGTCCATGCTTTGCCACCCCCCCCGGATTCAACGACCTTTTTTCAGGATGAGAGGGCTTCGCCGTGGGCTATACGTGATTCGATGTGCGCCCCAATGGCTTCCCGAATGTTGGCGCGCGCCTCCTCTTGGGTGTCACCTTCGGCATAACACCCCTGCAGGGCCGGGCAGAGGGCAAGAATTCGACCTTCTGTGTCCTTCTCGCACACCACAGCAAACTGATATTGCATTATGGCTCCATCCTTTTCTCCATTGAACCCCTGTGCTCTTGGAAAGGCAAACGCACAGGATGAGTGGAGATATGAAAGAGCCCATACAAATGGCAAAGTTCTCTCTTCGTCCCGCCTTACCCGTTCAGCGTCCAGCCCTTGCGGTACTCCCTTCGGAGGAGCGCGTCGGCCTCGGGGCTGTTGGTGACGCGGCCGTTCTCGCTGTCGTAGTCAACCTTTTTTCCGGCGCGGTAGGCGACGAGGCCGAGCATCATCATTTCGATCATTTTGCCGCCGTAGTCGAAGTCGCAGGAGGTGACGAGGCCGCCCTTGCAGGCGTCAATCCACTCGCGCTGGAAATTGCGCACCGGGCGCAGGAGTTTGTCCTCCGTGCGCGGCGTGTAATAGGTGAGGTCGCCGTTCTCACTGTTCGGCAGGAGGGCGCGGGTCTCAAAGCCCGCGACGAGGGTGCCCTTGGTCCCCTTGAACATGGCGCCGTGGCCGACCTTGTTCAAGTCCACGTAGTCGTTGGGGTTGTCCGGCATGGCACCGCCCTGGTACCAGGTGACGGGCACGGCCGGCCGCCAGTCGTTGGCGGGGATTTCGCAGGTCATGGCGAGCTTGACGGGGGTCACCTCGGGGTGGACCGGGTCGCCGGTGGCCTCGGCGGAGGTGGGCAGTCCGGCGTCCAGGGCGTTCCAGGCGATG
This genomic interval from Candidatus Hydrogenedentota bacterium contains the following:
- a CDS encoding glycerophosphodiester phosphodiesterase family protein; the encoded protein is MRHIIGSRAIFPAALLCAVSFCAGALEIVAHRGASRLAPENTRASAQKCVDLGVDYVEVDIRQSSDGEFYIIHDETVDRTTNGRGEVAKMTSAELDQLDAGSWFGPEFAGERLPKLREYLPWIKGKARLFFDFKAGDIEKMVQLVREHGFEKDCFFWFGDAEILEKFRRLDRGIPLKINATTPESLDEAVGRWGASLVECELSALTPAFVAACRERGVRVMVYEKVETPDLVRRVFSSPVDLINTDRPEWFTERRRAGTDTPANAGGGR
- a CDS encoding alcohol dehydrogenase catalytic domain-containing protein, with the protein product MATLNEYKQAAAPLPSEYKAWQVFGAGLENVGRDGKPVTVPLREPADNEILVRVDALGLCLSDMKIIAQGGNHPRLRGRDLANDPTVLGHECACTVVKVGKDWADRFAPGQRFIVQADIYYKGVNVAFCYMIPGGLAEYSYLDERALAGDHGCYLLPVKDETGYSQSALAEPWACVEMSYDLSDRTRPTGKAQLVVADEPSALLAQLPGAMAVGLDLAGLGEGDTFDDIIIERPTPAAVEALGARLNPHGVMFLLGVPREGGKVSLDVGAVHYQDKRYFGGGDTLEEVAAVAARNDLLPGGRSLFIGAGGPMGQMHVQRAIEKADGSKVVVVTDLDRGRLDHIVNRFGDLAAKRGVELHTLAPGDFPSQDAMNARIVELGGAEGYNDVVVLAPVPALVTQAVELSAAKAFVNIFAGVATGTMASVSLDKLCRGVKMIGCSGSRIEDLRKVLELVEAGALDSNRSVAAIGGLNAAHEGLKAVKNATYPGKTVIYTQIPDLPLMPLEDVAGKLPEVGAKLSPEGGWTKEAETALLEKYLS
- a CDS encoding methyltransferase — protein: MSATPRELVHQALEFRSPARAPRQLWLLPWAEIYHPEAVAEIRAAFPADIDGCPGYLREPTRAKGDATEVGTFVDDWGCEFVNLQRGVIGEVKNPLVRDWAEDTAKIHIPVEWLSVDTDQASRFCAGSDRFVMAGCCPRPFEQLQFLRGSADLYVDLLVQPPEMTAFLDKMHRFYCDLLDLWVKTDVDGVMFMDDWGSQQGLLIDPALWRELFKPLYRDYIQIAHGAGKKIFMHSDGHTLDIYPDLVELGLDAFNSQIFCMGVEKLAPFAGKITFWGEIDRQHILPEATPDEVADAVAKVHAALWKNGGCIAQCEFGAGARPENVREVFAAWDRLTVQA
- a CDS encoding D-tyrosyl-tRNA(Tyr) deacylase, whose amino-acid sequence is MRAVVQRVSESSVAVDGEVTGAIGPGLLVLLGVGAGDRAADADYLVDKIAGLRIFCDDEGKMNRSVEETGGEILLISQFTLHGDCRRGRRPSFTAAARPETAIPLYERMAAGFRARGLTVATGVFGAHMQVSLVNDGPVTILIDSEKGF
- a CDS encoding type II toxin-antitoxin system HicB family antitoxin, yielding MQYQFAVVCEKDTEGRILALCPALQGCYAEGDTQEEARANIREAIGAHIESRIAHGEALSS
- a CDS encoding acylphosphatase, which translates into the protein MTHRLRVLVSGRVQGVGYRWSAAEQARRLGLNGWVCNLPDGRVEAEFEGAEDLLSSMRDWCAAGPRLARVDRVAETWEHGVEPRHTGVTIRG
- the srlD gene encoding sorbitol-6-phosphate dehydrogenase — encoded protein: MSTLEGRKAVVTGGAQGLGAAISEHLAEEGCDVVIWDINLEQAAATAAEVAARTGRAVTGKAVDVTDADAVRDAVDEAVAQMGRLDIMVCNAGILIAGDSVTFDAAKWRKVIDVDLTGYFLCAREAARVMVAGGGGSIIQINSKSGKKGSFRNSAYAAAKFGGIGVTQSLALEFAEQGVRVNAVCPGNLLNSPLWMNSLFKQYAANQGITEEQVRQKYIDQVPMKRPCEYRDVTSVVVFLAGGASGYMTGQAINVTGGQEMR
- a CDS encoding class II aldolase/adducin family protein, with product MDKQTVLQQLVDMSHYLGDAGRPYAILGEGNTSARIDDDTMYVKASGTCLATMTEGDFLEVSIPKVTALLDDPGATDADVAQALRASLLNPGEKRMPSVETMMHALLYLHYPEYHFIGHTHPVSTNALMCSVHAHEAALGRLCPDHVVVMGHKSVYVPYVDPGLVLAREVRARVRRYVEDEGVLPKAMLLENHGLFALGMNAKAVTNITDMAEKMSKILIGAYSVGGPRFMADTDIRRIDSRPDEKYRQKTIA